The Thunnus thynnus chromosome 22, fThuThy2.1, whole genome shotgun sequence genome includes a window with the following:
- the spag17 gene encoding sperm-associated antigen 17: MPPKAAKKGSAKKSNTAGAAVANKNWETGLTKAQFEEDSWQACVCLVAGRSPEDEELIRALALAVQQPQRKLFTAVTWDSTLTKIHELGNPKAKKPDNVPVYYEVTEPAKVLLDAGEEIPCDLMAKIVKFQLLQIKDNDQQRREAEHAEEKNAKAPPVSASKDKGGAKGSDKKAKNPPSPVGPPKKTKLKRRDDVEPPTYIDDEPDDGPLHYILLLGFYQPRLIGALDALGVHVSNVIELSSEYSQISEGQQEQQTCEGNEKSQQASSDLDTEVQGSGELPAQTRKLDLFWSGLRPVLDSGPPDSKLHDVAQLSYTVPDLIPPFHTQDPEAVLELGSRIFEGVANLIYDCLDWRRQHQHYQNSIRLIAVPAVVEFDPQPAEVVPTPPPMTPRSKKKSMREESPPDQETVQPPLSTDVDMRYYSNLLDLVPPEACSVPLILHCMLEQVVVSAEQSISVPSHVADESEPHNGPWLDHQLVSYMLQSFLPLVHTEEERSRMLHSLLTTVQSEGDKERLVEKFGAEETQKRPEHPLVIRHHDERALRLRDISAVQGFDPAEVETSMMKLSPVWELVHSAAQQRNSNSCWMAIKQQLQHYCTDDVVSWPEVERLFHQSVFESMPLTRLDQHGILLNATRPLGALEPAQQQAPTTNPWDNPLSYAKQQLHNLKTKGPTFLTEDPGNTQHISGRVFVQLDLSDIQSCRLRSLFDWHYAEHHDATIFPQVLQLASEEYRCLDTFRGSHNNTLYIFCHNPMGPHRQCKEFWEVALHTDVKFRKYLEHVADTISDWTREEETKREAIQLKSLSPAESPKDEEATDSAKEEDTLEPIIRKDSLKAWKLEQEQLKEEETVKKSKKENTPKGKQQKEEADTKKSQKTVSSGKKSRAETAGSSAKTPTESITTAAVEENKEEPFNGFTGYSMDGRLIHVSGRLQYLFPSDGGQITVENVRYVEGSSLMKVTVKKDGHHFYTHINQVVDAARTPLQPQDINNDKKEDLKVAEPVEMKRVKQGSLSAVLDNGIHLSYSFYGSTGECRASPQENETRAQETSTLVPNPLSSSTQRSKGRDLDLSPSKTHTPTSQMRPPEFQSKVCEGQPETPSSPFNGLNLSVPNGLLLQFLREDTQGVSSEEQGMLVRQSFPLHGQGDVGQLQDPSLSKELSRTVTSQGAVIRYMRDGSTEVLFADSSVSFSQDSGPVWVPDSEVEEENTAEETEDNKKEQSSEKESDTQRGCWLTTIPSGARICTVGTTHKHLPTTSLLAFKATDPITHEVMLSREDLVVSVQNPDGSLSVEHADGTRITRLYQDRPPNTPPHILLHTGQQPESVTLKSTSECACGCTECVCVTRCAESINEDMHIQDTFANGEEISRDSVGNICDKEDAGHVCTKLSECENMCNERESAESSVYKNGEESVFAEETVAENGKSSACESDKGSVSSKERVILVEKEGYATVVMYPEQHTAHVFLADGTVITGNNNGAYQVFPSSVGLLQIQSDGKCVYSADPLVTPSPKGGTHTNQPGSYTMSHTDKVACDITDPDGNHFQVLEDGQISVLNFSPAPSTLKHDAEEEEEDREVARLHDKLREHCPRLFLVHEDGSGTELLSSQTVEDLLYQAYSDPTIALLKEPLPDTQDEFGITILKPSHQSVWSRWLLGKQNPDITPPNLRNRSWHDFPRVEKKTPGPPFGTEMGRGLSLRERSGASAAQHQPVRSCPKVLEMRELYQHRPFTTLLKHTVDTRLKEYIESLMEKEQRSEEVMVKDPRTEEESVHASDLLNLVLSFAEEEDESHTFDKRTSVDIASLYSQGVGAPAEQSDVSEDTATAASDSFANIKESKWTERLTQYRHEICEEKACRVALRKKIVVPYFHPENIPLYQNLLQHQTPDMRRLSMHLPPIPKADNTETFPKDAPQENTPRPLNPTPSRSASHAGRSDKMPEKRPTNPTPQTAGESSLRGSSGQCKAVRLDVTGKPRRTKVRLPSSILSSKPRSVPNQQFLSVEEPVRRKCRTISLTDPNVIVRGFQLLPSSVDFGTLQEGDSSAITVVMKNVGVDTCRFHVKQPPPATGLRVIYIPGPVAAGLQVELKVQLFAMCAVQAGEVEPKTYISQDIIIHTETDILYLPVTANIL, translated from the exons ATGCCACCTAAGGCAGCTAAAAAGGGCTCAGCCAAAAAGTCCAACACAGCTGGAGCCGCGGTTGCCAACAAGAATTGGGAGACTGGTCTCACCAAGGCACAGTTTGAAGAG GACTCCTGgcaagcctgtgtgtgtttggtggctGGAAGGAGTCCAGAAGACGAGGAACTGATCCGGGCTCTGGCCCTGGCAGTACAGCAGCCACAACGCAAACTTTTCACCGCGGTGACCTGGGACAGCACCCTGACTAAG ATCCATGAACTGGGGAATCCTAAAGCTAAAAAACCTGACAATGTCCCTGTGTACTATGAG gttaCAGAGCCTGCTAAGGTGCTGCTGGATGCAGGAGAGGAGATTCCCTGTGATCTGATGGCAAAAATAGTGAAGTTCCAGCTGCTACAGATTAAAGACAATGaccagcagaggagagaagcagagCAC GCTGAGGAGAAAAATGCAAAGGCCCCTCCTGTCTCTGCCAGCAAGGACAAAGGAGGCGCCAAGGGCTCTGACAAAAAGGCAAAGAATCCTCCTTCACCTGTGGGACCTCCCAAGAAGACTAAACTCAAACGCAGGGATGATGTTGAGCCGCCAACGTACATAG ATGATGAGCCAGATGATGGTCCTCTACACTACATCCTGTTGCTGGGCTTCTACCAGCCCCGCCTGATCGGGGCACTTGATGCCTTGGGTGTCCATGTGTCCAATGTCATTGAGTTGAGTTCAGAGTACTCACAAATATCTGAGGGGCAGCAGGAACAACAAACCTGTGAGGGCAACGAGAAGAGTCAGCAAGCCTCTTCAGATTTGGATACAG AGGTTCAGGGTAGTGGAGAGCTGCCTGCACAGACCAGGAAGCTGGATCTGTTCTGGTCAGGTCTGAGACCAGTTTTGGACAGCGGACCACCGGACTCTAAGCTCCACGATGTGGCTCAGCTCAGTTACACTGTCCCAGATCTCATACCTCCCTTCCACACACAGGATCCCGAGGCTGTG CTTGAGTTGGGAAGCAGAATCTTCGAGGGTGTGGCCAATCTTATCTATGACTGTCTGGACTGGCGCAGGCAGCATCAGCATTACCAAAACAGCATCAGACTCATCGCTGTACCCGCTGTTGTCGAGTTTGATCCACAGCCTGCAGAG gTTGTACCAACCCCTCCCCCCATGACTCCacgctccaaaaagaagtcgaTGCGGGAGGAGAGCCCACCAGACCAAG AGACGGTGCAGCCTCCCCTCTCTACAGATGTGGACATGCGTTACTATAGCAACCTTCTGGACCTGGTTCCACCTGAAGCCTGTTCGGTGCCCCTTATCTTGCACTGTATGCTGGAGCAg gTGGTGGTTTCCGCTGAGCAATCTATCTCTGTTCCGTCCCATGTGGCTGATGAGTCAGAGCCTCATAATGGTCCCTGGTTAGACCATCAGCTGGTCAGCTACatgctccaaagcttcctgCCTCTGGTGCacacagaagaggagaggagccGCATGTTACACAGCTTGTTGACTACAGTACAGAGTGAAGGAGACAAGGAG AGGCTTGTTGAGAAGTTTGGAGCAGAGGAGACTCAGAAGAGGCCTGAGCACCCTCTGGTTATCAGACATCATGATGAAAGGGCTCTGCGTTTAAGGGACATAAGT GCGGTCCAGGGTTTTGATCCAGCAGAAGTGGAGACATCCATGATGAAGCTGTCTCCAGTGTGGGAGCTGGTCCACTCTGCAGCTCAGCAGAGAAACAGCAACTCCTGCTGGATGGCAATcaaacagcagctacaacacTATTGCACAGATG ATGTTGTGTCATGGCCGGAGGTGGAGCGTTTGTTTCATCAGAGCGTGTTTGAGAGTATGCCACTGACCAGGCTGGATCAGCATGGTATATTACTGAATGCTACTAGACCACTGGGAGCACTGGAACCAGCACAACAACAGGCACCTACAACAAACCCCTGGGACAACCCGCTGTCCTACGCTAAACAGCAGCTTCATAACCTAAAGACAAAAG GTCCCACATTTCTCACTGAAGACCCTGGTAACACACAG catATCAGTGGGAGAGTGTTTGTCCAGCTGGACTTATCTGACATTCAAAGTTGTAGGCTGAGATCTCTGTTCGACTGGCACTATGCTGAACACCACGATGCTACCATCTTCCCACAG GTACTCCAGTTAGCCTCAGAAGAATATCGCTGCCTGGACACCTTCAGAGGAAGCCATAACAACACCCTGTACATCTTTTGTCACAATCCAATGGGTCCTCATCGCCAGTGCAAAGAGTTCTGGGAGGTAGCCCTTCACACTGATGTCAAGTTCAG GAAGTACTTGGAGCATGTGGCAGACACCATTTCAGATTggacaagagaagaagagacaaagagagaagcaATACAACTCAAAAGTCTGAGCCCTGCTGAGTCTCCAAAAG ATGAAGAGGCTACAGATTCTGCAAAGGAGGAGGACACTCTGGAGCCCATCATCAGAAAAGACTCCCTTAAA GCCtggaagctggagcaggagcagctaaaggaggaggagacggtCAAGAAATCTAAGAAAGAGAATACACCGAAAGGCAAGCAGCAGAAGGAGGAGGCTGATACCAAGAAAAGTCAAAAGACTGTTTCAAGTGGCAAGAAGAGCAGGGCAGAGACAGCAGGCAGCTCAGCCAAGACTCCTACGGAGTCCATCACTACTGCAGCTGTGgaggaaaacaaagaggaaCCCTTCAAt GGTTTCACAGGCTACAGTATGGATGGAAGGTTGATCCATGTATCAGGTCGTCTCCAGTATCTTTTCCCCTCAGATGGAGGACAGATCACTGTGGAGAATGTTCGCTATGTTGAAG GTTCCAGCCTGATGAAAGTGACTGTGAAGAAAGATGGGCATCATTTCTACACACACATCAACCAAGTTGTCGATGCAGCAAGAACTCCCCTTCAGCCTCAAGACATAAACAATGACAAGAAAGAAGATTTGAAAG TGGCAGAGCCTGTGGAGATGAAAAGAGTGAAGCAGGGTTCCCTCTCTGCAGTGCTAGATAACGGAATCCACCTCTCATACAGTTTTTACGGATCCACAGGAGAATGCAGAG CGAGTCCCCAGGAAAACGAAACAAGGGCTCAAGAGACCTCCACCCTTGTCCCCaaccccctctcctcctccacccaaCGCTCCAAGGGAAGAGACCTGGATTTATCTCCCTCCAAGACACACACCCCAACCAGTCAGATGAGACCTCCAGAGTTCCAG TCTAAGGTATGTGAAGGTCAGCCAGAAACGCCATCAAGTCCGTTCAACGGTCTCAACCTGTCTGTCCCTAATGGCCTACTGCTGCAATTTCTGCGAGAGGATACACAAG gaGTGTCTTCAGAGGAGCAGGGTATGTTAGTGAGACAGAGCTTTCCTCTTCATGGTCAGGGAGACGTGGGGCAACTTCAGGACCCCTCTCTCTCCAAAGAACTGTCCCGCACTGTCACCAGCCAGGGAGCTGTGATCCGATACATGAGAGACGGCTCTACAGAg GTGCTATTTGCTGACAGCTCAGTCAGTTTCAGCCAGGATTCTGGTCCAGTGTGGGTGCCTGACTCCGAGGTTGAGGAGGAAAACACCGCTGAAGAAACTGAGGACAACAAGAAAG AACAGAGCTCAGAGAAGGAGTCTGATACTCAGAGAGGGTGTTGGTTAACAACGATTCCCTCTGGGGCTCGCATCTGCACTGTTGggaccacacacaaacacttaccAACCACCTCTCTTCTCGCCTTCAAGGCTACAGACCCCATCACCCATGAG GTGATGCTGAGCCGGGAGGATCTGGTGGTGTCGGTCCAGAACCCAGATGGATCTCTAAGTGTCGAACACGCAGACGGAACCAGGATCACCAGGCTCTACCAAGACAGACCACCAAACACACCGCCACACATACTGCTGCACACAG GGCAGCAGCCTGAGAGCGTGACCCTTAAATCAACTTCTGAATGTGCGTGTGGCTgcacagagtgtgtgtgcgtcacACGCTGTGCGGAGAGCATTAATGAGGACATGCATATTCAGGATACTTTTGCAAATGGAGAAGAGATTAGCAGAGACAGTGTAGGGAACATATGCGACAAGGAGGATGCTGGACATGTTTGTACAAAGCTGAGTGAGTGTGAGAATATGTGCAATGAAAGGGAGAGTGCTGAAAGTAGTGTGTATAAGAATGGGGAGGAGAGTGTGTTTGCTGAAGAGACTGTGGCTGAGAATGGTAAGAGTAGCGCATGTGAGAGTGATAAGGGGAGTGTGTCAAGCAAAGAGCGGGTGATTTTGGTGGAGAAGGAGGGCTACGCCACTGTGGTGATGTACCCAGAGCAACACACCGCTCACGTCTTCTTGGCAGATGGAACTGTCATCACTGGGAATAACAATGGAGCCTATCAG GTGTTCCCATCCAGTGTGGGGCTACTGCAGATCCAAAGTGACGGGAAGTGCGTGTACTCGGCCGACCCCCTTGTAACCCCCAGCCCGAAGGGTGGCACCCACACTAACCAACCAGGAAGTTACACAATGAGTCACACAGACAAGGTGGCCTGTGACATTACAGACCCCGATGGGAACCACTTCCAG GTGTTGGAAGATGGGCAGATATCAGTGCTGAACTTCAGCCCGGCTCCAAGCACACTGAAacatgatgcagaggaggaggaagaagacagagaagtgGCCAGGCTTCATGACAAACTCAGAGAACATTGTCCCAG GCTGTTCCTGGTACATGAAGATGGCTCAGGCACAGAACTGCTGAGCTCTCAAACAGTAGAGGATCTGCTCTACCAGGCATACTCGGACCCCACTATAGCACTGCTGAAGGAACCACTGCCAGACACACAAG ATGAGTTTGGCATTACCATCCTAAAGCCTAGCCATCAGAGTGTGTGGTCTAGGTGGCTGCTAGGGAAACAGAACCCAGACATCACTCCTCCCAACCTTAGAAACCGCAGCTGGCATGACTTCCCCAGAGTAGAG AAGAAGACTCCAGGTCCTCCGTTTGGTACCGAAATGGGACGAGGTCTGAGTCTGAGAGAGAGGTCCGGTGCTTCTGCAGCACAACATCAACCTGTCAGGAGCTGCCCTAAGGTCCTGGAGATGAGGGAACTGTACCAGCACCGACCCTTTACCACACTGCtcaaacatactgtagacaCTCGGTTGAAG GAATACATTGAGAGTTTAATGGAAAAGGAGCAGCGATCAGAAGAGGTGATGGTTAAAGACCCTCGCACTGAGGAGGAGAGCGTCCATGCCAGTGATCTGCTCAATCTGGTCCTG tcttttgcagaggaggaggatgaaagtCACACTTTTGACAAGAGGACTTCAG TGGACATAGCCAGTCTGTACAGCCAAGGAGTCGGAGCCCCAGCTGAGCAGTCAGACGTTTCAGAGGACACAGCTACAGCAGCTAGTGACAG TTTTGCTAATATAAAGGAGTCAAAATGGACAGAAAGACTCACACAATACAG ACACGAGATATGTGAGGAGAAGGCTTGTAGAGTGGCCCTAAGGAAGAAGATAGTTGTTCCTTATTTCCATCCAGAAAATATTCCCTTATACCAG AACCTGCTACAGCACCAAACACCAGACATGAGGAGACTGTCCATGCATCTCCCTCCAATCCCCAAGGCAGACAATACTGAGACCTTCCCGAAAGATGCCCCACAAGAGAACA CCCCACGACCCTTGAACCCGACACCCTCTCGATCAGCAAG TCATGCAGGAAGAAGTGACAAGATGCCTGAAAAGAGACCCACCAACCCCACGCCTCAGACTGCTG GTGAAAGCAGTCTGAGGGGCTCATCTGGGCAATGCAAGGCAGTCCGGCTAGATGTGACTGGTAAGCCCAGGCGGACTAAAGTCAGGCTACCATCCTCTATCCTCAGTTCTAAACCCCGCAGCGTACCAAATCAACAG TTCCTGTCAGTGGAAGAGCCAGTGAGGAGGAAGTGTCGAACAATTTCTTTGACTGATCCGAATGTCATAGTGAGGGGCTTCCAGCTCCTCCCGTCCAGTGTTGACTTTGGGACACTGCAGGAGGGCGACTCCTCTGCCATTACTGTGGTGATGAAGAATGTGGGAGTTGACACGTGCAG GTTCCATGTGAAACAGCCCCCTCCTGCTACAGGCCTGCGGGTCATCTACATTCCTGGGCCT